DNA sequence from the Gadus morhua chromosome 21, gadMor3.0, whole genome shotgun sequence genome:
TAGAATGATTAATTTGCTGAAATATGGACCACCTATTACCATCAACAGAAATGAGTATGGGATGTCCACCAAGGTGAGCCAGACCTTGTTCCTGAGGGAAAGCAACAAAATCAATGACAGGATCTTCAACTACAGTGAGTAGAAAGGCTTTAGAGAGCACATTTTACTAAAAGACACACAACGCTGAAATGTCCCTGTGGCCATTGTCTAAACCTCttctatctcctccctctctgaagACGCCGACAACCTCCGCTCATTGCACATGGAAGCCACAGAGGACAAGGCCATCATCCAGACCAAGGAGGCCGTCCTTGCCAGCCTGAGGGAACTGAGCACTCTGGCCCAGGAGACGGAAGGCCAGCGGCGCGCCAGCATCTTCCACACGCTGGTCACCGAGCTGCGGGGCCTGAACGATGAGGTCCTGACCACCTGCACACCCGAGATGATGGAGCTGTCCAGCAGCCTGACATGGCAGGCCCTGGCCCAGTGCGGCACCCCCGAGTGCACCAGCGCCATCCTGTCCGTCCTGAGGACCTTCGAGCCCGACGCCATCGAGGTGGACGCCGTCGTCTACGCCATGGGCCTGCTGCCCAGCCCCTCTGCCCTGCTGCTCAAGGACATGCTGCTCATGGCTCAGTACAAGCAGAGCAAGCCAATCATGTTTGCCCTCAGCAATGTGGTCAGGAAGTAAGTGAAGAAAACTAAAGAATCCAATAACttcagaaaaaaatgaaacaaagagaatgagagaattgCAGGTTGTTATATCTTATCATTTGCCTGTCGTTTCCAGACAATTCCAGGCCGACCAGCAGGTCACCCCTGCTATCACTGCTGTGGCTGAATTCATCGCATCCCTTTTGAGCTCAGACTGCCCTGGGGAAAAAGATCTCACTTACCTGACCTTGAGGGTAGGTCGCCATTAGCTTTTCTTAAATCCTATTATTCCATTAAAACGTAAAATGGTAAGCTTAATttcaatattaaaacaataattattgttcatttgtttaattTCCTTACTCACTTTCTAGGTTGTTGGTAATATGGGAGAGGCCATGGAAGCCGCAGATCCCTCTATTAAGAGCACCCTGCTCAAGTGCATGAGACAGCCTGCCACCACCTTGTCCGTTCAGCTGGCCGCCATCCAGGCTTTCAGACGCATGCAGCTCACTGATGAGGTAAATAGCACTCCCTTGTCGTCGTGCTTATATGTCTTGCCAAGGTTATACACACAGAAGTCCTCTTGCCTCTCCAGTCACTAGGGGACACAGGTGGATCAGCTCTGTGCTCTGTGTTACCATATAGGTGCGTGCCAACCTCCAGAGGGTCGCCACATACGCCAAGGGTGCAGTGCAGAAGCGCCTGGCCGCCTACCTGATACTGATGAGGAATCCCAAGACCAGTGACCTGGAGATGGTCAAGAAGTTGTTCAAGCAGGAACAGAACCCACAGGTCAAGGCCTTTGTGACATCTCACATCTACAACATTGTGTCCTCCACGGATCGCAACTCCAAGAAGTAAGGATACCTACATGTGTACACAGAAACAAATGTTACTTGAAGTTATTTTTCAGATTTCATTTTTGTTCCCCTTCCCAGTGACTCAGCGCAGCGTAGGACAGTCATGGCGAGAAACAAACATAATAGTGCAGGTGTAGCAATTGTTTCACCATTATAATTATGTTTGCTAAGGTTCCTTCCATATTTTTTTCCCCTTAGGCTTGCCAAGAGGATTATGGAAGTCCTGCAGAACACTGATGTGCCCACTCATACCGACTACACCACTCTGTCACGCAACTACAAACTGGGAATGGCACATAAATCCATGCAGGCCAACACTAAGGGTAACATCATCTTCGACGTCAGCAGCCAGCTACCCAGAGAGGTCATGCTGGAAACTACGATGGAGGTCTTTGGTTACACCGTGGATATGTGGGAGGTACGAACAGCAACACTTCAACGCATGGGCTACGTCATTAAATGTCTGCAAGTAATGAATGTTTTCTACATTACCTGACTGTTCCAATTTGTAATCGTGTCGCTTGCTTGTAGATCGGCATGGACGGAAAGGGCTTTGAACCATCTGTCGAGGCTCTGTTCGGAAAGAACGGATTCTTCCCTGACACCATTTCAAAGGCGCTCTATTGGGCAGTAGACAAAATGCCATTCACCAAGGATAATGGAAATAAGGTATACTTTTGGTCGATACATTTTTGTGAACATAAAGTTCCTATAAAGAAATGTAAAACGATCTATTTGTGTTTAAATCTCAATTACTGTTTTGACCTCCATAGGTACCTGAGAACCTCGTTAAGGAGGTTGTTGCTAACTTCAACAAGCTGGTCAAGGAGCTCCAGGCCCAGGAATCCCCTGAGGCCATGGCCTACCTGAGGATCATGGGCACCGAGCTGGGCTACATCAAGGCCAGTGACCTGAAGGGCTACGCTGAATACGCTGCCATGTACTCCGATATCTTGATGAGGATCATTCCAACAGAGGTAATTATTCCTCTTCATCCTGTTGTATGTACTACCTTTTATGTTGATAATGCTCATTTGGTTTATCAAACTATTTCCCCCTTTCCCTGTTGCATCAGCAAATGCAAAAACTGATTTCCAACACAGACAACGAGTTCTTTGCTCACTACATCTTCATGGACAACAAAGCCTCTGTGGCGACCGGATCCGGATTCCCTCTGAAGGTTGCCATGGCTGGCATATTTGCTCCTGGAGCAAAGGGAGGGCTTAGCATGACACCGAACATGGTAGGTATTCTTATTCCCTGTAACCTTCTTGCCCAGGTTATAGAAATAGTCTTGCAAATCAAATGATTGTTTGTTTTCGTTCTGTACAACAGGAAGTGTCCTTCAGGCCTTCTATGGGTATTGAGTTGGTGACCAAGATGGGAGTTCATGTTCCTGAGTTTGTAGACACCGATGTTGCGATGCATACTACCATATACCACGAGAGCGCTCTGAATGCCAGGATCTCCATGGAAAACAACCAAgtcaagctctctctccctgccccacAAGGCTCCACCCAGCTCTTCAGCGTCAGGTACCGCTAACAAACCCCTCGTGAGTCCCCGCCTATAACATACATGTATGGGAAGAGATGATTTAGAACCCCtattttcctcttctctctttgaAACAGCAATAATGTGCTACTTGTGAACAATGGCCGTGAGGAAGTGATCTCAGCCAAAGACGAAGGCAGGACAAACGTTGTACAGTGCAAACCCTTCTTTTCTGGATTGAAGTACTGCACCACAGCCCGTTACTCCGCTGGCATCAACAACGCTCCTTACTTCCCCCTGGCTGGGGAGACTAAGTATGTGCGACTCCTTTATCTACTTTAAGATCTTTTCGATCTGTTATGTTGGATCGTTTTACTGTTATAGATGGGTTTGTGGGAGTTAAGCATTTGCCTTCCATAGGTTTGCTGTGGAGATCCAACCTACTGGGGATGTGACTGAGTACACTGCCACCATCGCCTACAAACTCCTCACAGAGGGCAAAGGACGCCAGGTGGACTCTTTGAAAATGACCCTAAAAGCAGAGGGTACGGATGCATTGTTTTGACATTGATCATCAATATTTAGCTCATGTATTCTATGTATGCCCAGTTTTTAAAGAGACAAATTCTAACAAACTTTAAATATTTTGCTTCCCTTTGTGACTTTAGGCGCTGCGTCAACTGAGGCCTCTGTCAACATGAAATACAACAGGAACAGGAATGTCTTCACCACCAATGTGCAAATCCCTGATTATGATGTGGAGACCGGCATCAGAGTTGGCATGGTGGACAGCACCACAAAAGGCAGATCTCTTACCTTTGACATCACCAACCAGAACATCCCCCAGTTGTCTCTGATTGGCCGTGCCAAGTAAGTCAATACGTTACCCTCAATCAAGCGCTCGATTGTCTGTCCAATACCTTTTGACAATTTGTTAAAGACAAATGTGACACCTACTCTCTGTTGAAATGAATTCAGTTGGAAAATTGCTTAACCATTTGTGGGGGGTTCGTATATATTGCAGACTTCAGGACCAGACCGATGCGATGCTGCAGATGCAGATGATAGTGCCCTCCATGAAGACTGACGCTTCCATCACAGCCACTCTGAAAAACTCTGAGGACCTTGTCCTGGAGATCAAGAGTGATGTCAAGCTCCCAGCGACCAACTCTGTCCAGGCAGTCGTCTTCAAATATGGTATGATATATGTCAACTATTTGGGACTGTAAACCATCCAAAGACTAATGTTGTTGTGAATAGTTGCTAAAATGAGAGTATTTTTTTGATTGAAGGTAAGGATCTGGCTGAGGTTACCCTTATGTCAAACATGAATTCGGACATCAAGACGCTCCAGCCCTACACGGAGGCTCTCCAGGACTGGATGGAGCAACTTATGAATGAAGTACTGGACCAGCAGGTGGTCAAGACGGACATGAAATTACGTCATATCTACAACAAGGCTCTTCAGGTTAGAAATAATCATTATGTGCTTCATCATTCCACAAATTTAGAAAAGAAACATATATATCTGGAATTATCAATACACATAGTAGACCAACCTAacacaaaacctttttttttttcaaaagacTGGCAATGTCTGGATGGACAAGCTCGCCTACGATGTTCCTTATGTTCACACTCTGAAGAACAGCCTGGCCGAGTTGGAAAAACCTACCATGCCTGAGAACCTGTTCATGAATCTGTAAGTTGtgatagatataatatatacatgatatataaataaataccatTTAAACTTTTGCATGCAATATAAAAATGTGCTCTAaaatcatttgtttttgtttttttactagtGAAAGCCAGTTCAGATACCAGTTCAACAAAGACAGTGTATCCTTCACTCTTGCACTGCCTCTCGGAGGAAAGACATCCCAGGACCTCCGGATCCCTCCCATGCTCACCACACCGCTCATTTCTCTGCCTCAGATGGGACTTGAGGTTTCTCCCAAGGAGATCAGCATTCCCACATTCACCATCCCCTCAGACTATGACCTCACCTTGCCTCTCATGGGAATGATGGAAGTGTCTGGAAAGGTCAAGTCCAACTATTACAACTTGGAGGGAACCATCTCTGCTGGCAACAACACAGTAGAGTCGCCTAGCTATGTGGCAAAGATCAAAGTCATCGCTGACAGTCCCATGGAACTGTTCTCATTCACATCTGAGGGTAAGTTGATCTTGTTTGATATGTTCACAAATGTTATTTCAAAAATAGAATGTCTTAGGGTAAAATAACTGTATTTTTACTGATGTTGTTCTGTTTTGATTTAAAGGAGCTGCGGAAATTAGTGACACACCCCAAGATGCGATCAAGGTTATCGTCGGTGGCTCTCTGAAGCACAGATTCATTGAGACAAGTTTTGAGGTCTTGGACAAAATTGCCATCACAGACAAAGTGTTGTCTACTAGCAGCTACAATGGGAAGGCCTTCAGCCCCCTGGGTCTAGACACATCTTTGGACATCACCTCTCAGTACGCTCTGGCTTCCAATATGCTTACTGGAGATGCTAACATGGATGGAAGTCTGACAGTTGGATCCATGTCAGCCAGCACCAGCTATTCCCAAACCTTTTCTGCTGAACCTTTGAAGAAAGAAGCAAAAACTGAAGCCACACTGAGAGTAAATTCTGCGTTCCTGGAGGTTTTCAACAAAGCCACAGCCACCTTCGCTAATGAGCAACTACTGATTGAATCCAACACCAACGTAGACATTGACCCACTGAAGCACACCACTAAGTTTACCTTTGGTTACCAAGATGCCAAACTTACAATCCAGTCCAACTCTGCCACGATGGCTGATAAGAAAATGATTCGTAACCAGGTAGATTTCACTGCCACTAGAGAAGGGGCCACTATCAGGGTAGAAAATCAGGCTGATGATACAGTGAACAATATCTACTCTCTGCTTTCTGGTTCAATTAACCCTTCCAGCATTGAGATCAATAGTGATGCCTCTCTAAACATCTTTGGAAGCCGTGCCTCTCACAAGGCAACTACGAGCCTGAACACGATTGGCCTAATCAGCAGCTGTACCACAACTGCACAGAGCAACCTGTTGACCTTTGAGAACGTTTTTGCTGGCACAGTTGACACTTCGGGAGCCACCATGACCATCAACACAAAAGGGGCCGTTAAGGAGAACACAGTGGAATTGAATGTTGATGCCAAGGCTCTCATCTCAGAGGTCTATCtcaacagtatactcaagagcAATGTCTTCGATGCCAACACCAGGAATAGGTTGAACCTCAGATTGAATAAGGAAGGCTGCTCCTTCTCCAACAACATGGTGGGATCGCTTGGTGAGATGAAGACTGACAACACCCAATCCCTGGATTTAACACTCAGATCTCTGTCATTAAGCTCCAAGACAGACAACATCCTCAATACCGGAAACTACTACAAGCATGACATCACAGTTAACGTTGAGAGTTTCACCACTTCAGTCAACGTAAAGAATGATCTGAGGATTTTGGAAGTGAACTTTGAGAATGAGGCCCAGTTCGTAGCAAAGCCATACACAATAGAGATGACTGGCATTACGACAGGATTGTTGTCTGAAGAACAGCTCAGGCACACTTATGAATTCAAATTTGTTGATATGATCCTTTCTGCCAAATGCAACACAAATGGTCAACTCCTGGGTTCTCAAATGACACATACCAGTGACATGGAGATTGCTGATTGGACCATGAAGTTCAACAACATGGCTAACATCAATACTAAGCCTCTCCGTCTTGACAGCACTGTGAAATCTATTGTTACACCATTCAGCATGTCTATTGATGCTATTCTGAATTCAAATGGAGAAATCCAACTGTATGGAGAGCAGAGTGGTGAGCTCTACAGTAAGTTCCTGCTGAAGGCAGAGCCCCTCTCCATGGTTCAGTCATTTGAATACAGGGCTTCAACCACTCACGAGCTACAAAATGGAGCCAGCTACAAGACAAACATGGACAACAAATTCAACAGTATGATGACCCTTAAAGAGCAGAGTGTCACAGTGGGCATTGCATCTAAAATGAACAACCATGCATTTGATCATGAATTAACTGCATTCAACAAAGCTGAACAAATGGGAATGGCCATGAAGGGAGCCCTCGCCACGACCTTCTTCAATGGAGCCAGTGAGAACCATGAATACTCCATCTCTGGTTCTGTGAATTATGACAAGAGCAGCGATACCCACTTCATTCAGATTGCATTTTTAGAGTATCTGCCAGAAACTATTGAAGAATTGAAGAATCTAGTTGTGAGGCTGGTAGACAACAGCATGGACATGCTGAGGAATATCGATGCCTCCTATGAAATTACTGCCCAGATTCGTGGAAAGATGGGAGAGCTTAAAGATGCCATAGATACAATTAATCCCCAGCAGCTCATGCAAGACCTTAAAGACTTTGTTCAATCAATGGAACAGTACATGAACAACATGATGAACAAGTTCCCAACTGAGGAAGTTACCAACATGCTGAAATCAATCAAGGCTGATATAATGGAATGGatcaagaaaaacaacattgatAACAAGATCAATCGTATTTATGTACAGATTGAAGAGTTCCTGTCCAACTATGAGGTTGAAAAGATAATTGAGAAAATCATGGATGAGGCCATTGCAATTATGAAACAGTACAGGATCAGGGAAAGGATTCAGTCTGCATTGTCTGCTCTTAAAGCAATTGATGTCCAGCCTATGTTTAACAAAATAATGGCGCCAGTGAAGGAGTTGATAAAGGACATGTATGCCTTTGACTACAAGCAAATGGTGGAGGATGTCAGCATGTATTGTATCAGAATGATTGAAAACATCAAGTCTTATGATTATGAGACATTCACCATGGAACTGAAAGACAAAGTCTCTGAGATGACCAGGATTCCTTGCTTTGGAAAACTCTCTGGAGAGTTCAAAATTGTCTCACCTAACTACCAACTCCAGACCACTGCTGATCTGGCgaacaccaccactacagcgGTCACTCCAGAGTTCAAAATGAACCTTAACTCAAAGGCAACCTCCACTTTTGACATCCTTGCCTACACTTTGGATACCAGCGTATATTTGGCCATGCCCGAGAGAAGCCGCCTGGCTTTCTCTGAAAACATCAAGGCTGTACACACTGCATTTACCATTGACCACCAGGGCTCAATGAGTCTAATTGGCCTATCGGCTCAGGCTTCTGCCACGACGAATGCCAAGGCTACAACTGAGCCTTACGAAGCAGAGATCGTCAGCAAGGCAGAATTGTCCATTGATAGCGAAATGTCTGCCTCTCTGGATACAACATACAAACATGGAGTCAACATGCCACTCCTCAGCCTCTCCAGTGATGCTTCTGCTAACCAGAAAATGAATGCACAGATTAAGGATGGAATTCTTACTATCAATGTTAACAACAAGGGTCAGGGAACATACGCTCTCAAGGATCTCTCAGATGATGTAGCACACAAGAGTGACATGAAGGCTGTGATCGACATCTCCACAGCCAAGGTGACTTACAACGACGAAACCAAGAGTGACCTCTTCAAGTTGATGGAAAATGTTGCT
Encoded proteins:
- the LOC115534539 gene encoding apolipoprotein B-100, coding for MGGINIFLWTLLGTYALAQQEAGNLDGSSSTCFLAKRFKNFRRFAYDYEVETLNGVKGATPVQNGPKVSCKVELEVPQTCSFILRTTDCSLTEVTGIDEQGTPVFGPAAGSEAFKAAMEKNALMFTVDIENAVSLFPEEGEPKSILNAKRGIVSALMVPAMEEDKSRGMTTVHGECGTDFTVTSGEATDVTVSRDLSKCSSASPQREPTSPLALISGMHYPLSKLIGSTQTCNYKFDASKKHMVSAVCTEKHLFLPFSSQNEYGMSTKVSQTLFLRESNKINDRIFNYNADNLRSLHMEATEDKAIIQTKEAVLASLRELSTLAQETEGQRRASIFHTLVTELRGLNDEVLTTCTPEMMELSSSLTWQALAQCGTPECTSAILSVLRTFEPDAIEVDAVVYAMGLLPSPSALLLKDMLLMAQYKQSKPIMFALSNVVRKQFQADQQVTPAITAVAEFIASLLSSDCPGEKDLTYLTLRVVGNMGEAMEAADPSIKSTLLKCMRQPATTLSVQLAAIQAFRRMQLTDEVRANLQRVATYAKGAVQKRLAAYLILMRNPKTSDLEMVKKLFKQEQNPQVKAFVTSHIYNIVSSTDRNSKKLAKRIMEVLQNTDVPTHTDYTTLSRNYKLGMAHKSMQANTKGNIIFDVSSQLPREVMLETTMEVFGYTVDMWEIGMDGKGFEPSVEALFGKNGFFPDTISKALYWAVDKMPFTKDNGNKVPENLVKEVVANFNKLVKELQAQESPEAMAYLRIMGTELGYIKASDLKGYAEYAAMYSDILMRIIPTEQMQKLISNTDNEFFAHYIFMDNKASVATGSGFPLKVAMAGIFAPGAKGGLSMTPNMEVSFRPSMGIELVTKMGVHVPEFVDTDVAMHTTIYHESALNARISMENNQVKLSLPAPQGSTQLFSVSNNVLLVNNGREEVISAKDEGRTNVVQCKPFFSGLKYCTTARYSAGINNAPYFPLAGETKFAVEIQPTGDVTEYTATIAYKLLTEGKGRQVDSLKMTLKAEGAASTEASVNMKYNRNRNVFTTNVQIPDYDVETGIRVGMVDSTTKGRSLTFDITNQNIPQLSLIGRAKLQDQTDAMLQMQMIVPSMKTDASITATLKNSEDLVLEIKSDVKLPATNSVQAVVFKYGKDLAEVTLMSNMNSDIKTLQPYTEALQDWMEQLMNEVLDQQVVKTDMKLRHIYNKALQTGNVWMDKLAYDVPYVHTLKNSLAELEKPTMPENLFMNLESQFRYQFNKDSVSFTLALPLGGKTSQDLRIPPMLTTPLISLPQMGLEVSPKEISIPTFTIPSDYDLTLPLMGMMEVSGKVKSNYYNLEGTISAGNNTVESPSYVAKIKVIADSPMELFSFTSEGAAEISDTPQDAIKVIVGGSLKHRFIETSFEVLDKIAITDKVLSTSSYNGKAFSPLGLDTSLDITSQYALASNMLTGDANMDGSLTVGSMSASTSYSQTFSAEPLKKEAKTEATLRVNSAFLEVFNKATATFANEQLLIESNTNVDIDPLKHTTKFTFGYQDAKLTIQSNSATMADKKMIRNQVDFTATREGATIRVENQADDTVNNIYSLLSGSINPSSIEINSDASLNIFGSRASHKATTSLNTIGLISSCTTTAQSNLLTFENVFAGTVDTSGATMTINTKGAVKENTVELNVDAKALISEVYLNSILKSNVFDANTRNRLNLRLNKEGCSFSNNMVGSLGEMKTDNTQSLDLTLRSLSLSSKTDNILNTGNYYKHDITVNVESFTTSVNVKNDLRILEVNFENEAQFVAKPYTIEMTGITTGLLSEEQLRHTYEFKFVDMILSAKCNTNGQLLGSQMTHTSDMEIADWTMKFNNMANINTKPLRLDSTVKSIVTPFSMSIDAILNSNGEIQLYGEQSGELYSKFLLKAEPLSMVQSFEYRASTTHELQNGASYKTNMDNKFNSMMTLKEQSVTVGIASKMNNHAFDHELTAFNKAEQMGMAMKGALATTFFNGASENHEYSISGSVNYDKSSDTHFIQIAFLEYLPETIEELKNLVVRLVDNSMDMLRNIDASYEITAQIRGKMGELKDAIDTINPQQLMQDLKDFVQSMEQYMNNMMNKFPTEEVTNMLKSIKADIMEWIKKNNIDNKINRIYVQIEEFLSNYEVEKIIEKIMDEAIAIMKQYRIRERIQSALSALKAIDVQPMFNKIMAPVKELIKDMYAFDYKQMVEDVSMYCIRMIENIKSYDYETFTMELKDKVSEMTRIPCFGKLSGEFKIVSPNYQLQTTADLANTTTTAVTPEFKMNLNSKATSTFDILAYTLDTSVYLAMPERSRLAFSENIKAVHTAFTIDHQGSMSLIGLSAQASATTNAKATTEPYEAEIVSKAELSIDSEMSASLDTTYKHGVNMPLLSLSSDASANQKMNAQIKDGILTINVNNKGQGTYALKDLSDDVAHKSDMKAVIDISTAKVTYNDETKSDLFKLMENVAADIHFTRFIIVEGKVETESPFMKNSMAVMKFQAKTEDLKIALDASYNGELVGPVAGTLANSVQAVVAPYELMFDTKNKANVKVTLPMKLIGKTDFQNDMAISANSDVQQASWTGLARFNQFKYSHYLTMDNREREIQIFARVNGDANLDVLKQPITVPEINVPFFGLTSPKLVDYSLWEDTGLNMLLATTKQTIDLEAKLKFSLAQMQTDILIPALSDATYEFSMKSALITLKTDASIMNQGDITMKLNASSISTLEHLNGQIEGTSIMSRVNGIKLASLYSLKHTMVEGNHDSTISFTEGAVDASIKNSAKIELPILKMEINQEILGNPQEGIIISVSCPSSGLVGFQLQTQVPQQVSGRVYGRYPSAPSDDVEILAMKMSAMNWEKLSIQTTWNTEMPYEMMLRLKTAVPATFQIQEIVSIQIGKTYNKMTMLASNLAGPIEEVKRQGTVMVKRSYDNLKDMDISKMSSRVSDSTMLILREYQKSIRIILDAAIKFLRETKFQMPGYAEKMSGLEIYSKMSTFVAEVAEDVIVKVPELVARKFTAVLENFRGLQFSFPGSSRIVKGNEILDDLVVAMKRIRSQVIAVIKKLGDIQLEDILKRVSVLINASVEKADQLFNSLNTQNLEKVSAWASNVYADAMNSNVLADFTKHIFEARRIVMDYFNIIKTRCQDVLADMSVEQLQADIQAWIDIMVKRLNAFHNNVIQYLKMNTKTVEQYVRVSDRQMDIDIPFPSFA